The nucleotide sequence AACAATTTCGGTTTTTGGTAAAGCTTCTAAAATTTTTGTTACACCTTCTACTCTATCTGCGTTTACCGCTACGTTTATTTGCTTGAATTTTGAATGGTATTGAAAAGGTTCATCGCCAATTTCTTCAATGGTTGTAGCGGCATTTGCCAAATAAAAACCTTTGCTTTTGCGTTTATAACCTCTGCTTAAAACCGCTAAATTGTATTTACCTGCTAAAAGTCTTATTAAATATTCAACCATTGGCGTTTTACCCGTACCACCAACCGATAAATTACCTACTGCAATAATTGGAATATCAAAACCGGTTGATTTTTTAATACCTTTATCGTACAAAAAATTTCGCAAACTTGTTACAGCTGCATAAATCAACGAAAACGGAAATAATATTTTGCGAAGGTTTTTCATTAATAAATATACTAGAGATTCGTACGAAATTACGATTATTTTTATCTTTGAAAAACTATTAAAAACAAAGTTGTGCAATTAAAACAAATTATCCCGATTTTAGAAGAAATGGCGCCCACTGCCTATGCTGAAGATTTTGACAATGTAGGCTTGCTTGTGGGCAATGTAAATACAAAAATTACAGGTATTCTGGTTTGTCATGATGCTTTAGAAACCATTGTTAACGAAGCTGTTGAAAAAAACTGCAACTTGATTGTGTGTTTCCACCCGATTATTTTTTCGGGAATGAAAAAAATTACCGGTAAAAATTATGTGGAACGCGCTGTTATTAAAGCCATTAAAAACGATATTGCCATTTACGCAGTTCACACAGGTTTAGACAATCATAAATTGGGTGTAAACAAAATTTTGTGCGATACTTTAGGGTTGACCAACACTAAAATTTTAATTCCTAAACAGGATTTTATTTATAAACTAACCACTTTTGTACCGAAAGATCATTTAACCAATGTTCAAAAAGCGTTGTTTAATACGGGTGCAGGTGCCATTGGAAATTATTACGATTGTAGTTTTCAGTCTGCCGGAATTGGATCTTTTACAGGAAATAACGACAGCAATCCGGTAATTGGCACACAAAATGTTTTTACTGAAGTGGAAGAAATTAAATTGGAAGTTACTTTTGAAAAATACCTGCAAAATAACATTTTAAAAGCGTTGTTTGATAGTCATCCGTACGAAGAAGTGGCATATGAAATTACCAAATTAGAAAACAAACATCAAAATATTGGTTTGGGAATGATTGGCGAATTAGAAAATGAAATTTCCGAAATCGATTTTCTTCAATTTGTAAAAAACAAAGTGCAAACCGGCGGCATTCGTCATTCAAATTTCTTAAATAAAAAAGTTACAAAAGTGGCGGTTTTAGGCGGATCTGGCAGTTTTGCAATTGGGGCTGCCAAAGCGCAAAATGCCGATGTATTGGTAACTGCCGATTTAAAGTACCACGATTTTTTTCAGGCAGAAAATCAAATTTTACTGGCAGATGTTGGTCATTTTGAAAGCGAAAGATTTGTAAAAAATTATATTTTTGATTATCTATCAAAAAAAATTCCTACTTTTGCAATTATTTTATCTGATATTAAAACAAATCCGGTTAACTACATATAACAATGGCAAAGAAAGCAGAAACTGTAGAAGAAAAATTAAGAGCGTTATACGACTTACAATTGATTGATTCCAGAATCGATGAAATCAGAAATATGAGAGGCGAATTACCTCTTGAAGTGGAAGATTTAAAAGATGAAGTTACCGGGCTTACCACCCGTTTAGAAAAGCTTAACAACGAATTACAGTCGGTTGAAGAGCAAATAAAATCTAAAAAGAACGATATTGAAGAGCATAAAGCTGCAATCAAAAAATACAACGAACAACAAAAAGACGTTCGTAACAACCGAGAATTCAACTCTTTAACAAAAGAAATTGAATTTCAGACATTAGAAATCGAATTAGCCGAAAAGCACATTAAAGAGTTTAAAGCTAATGTGGAATACAAAAAGAATTTAATTGAGCAAACCGCCGAAAAATTAGAAACAAAATCAAACCATTTAACGCATAAAGAAAACGAATTAAACGGAATTTTAACAGAGACTGAACGCGAAGAAAAAGCGTTGACTAAAAAATCCGAAGAATTTGCTTCTGTTATTGAAGATCGTTTGTTTAATGCTTACACAAGAATTAGAAACGGTGTTAAAAACCGTTTAGCAGTGGTTTCAATTGAACGCGGTGCATCGGCAGGATCTTTCTTTACTATTCCGCCGCAAGTTCAGGTTGAAATTGCTGGTCGTAAAAAAATTATGACCGATGAACACAGTGGTCGTATCTTGGTTGATGCAGCTTTAGCAGCAGAAGAAAAAGAAAAAATTGACGATATTATCAAAAAATTAAAATAAATTTAAGCCTCTAATTTAATAGAGGCTTTTTTTATGGCATTCTGGAAAAATCTGAAATATAAAATACTTACAAAAGGATTTGGTTTATACATTAATTCCCTTCACTATCTAAATGCGAAATTTGCATCAGAAACCGCTTATACATTATTTTCGGTACCTCGTGACGGTGTTTTAAAATCGCTACCCACCTTCTTGGGATCCAGCTCAATGAAAAAACTTAAACAAGGGCAAAATAACATTCAAACGTATGAATGGTTTGGCGAAAAAGAAACCATTTTACTGATTCATGGCTGGGAAAGCAATGCCAACCGATGGCAAGGTGTGATCCATTTTCTTAAAAAATTAAACTACCGCATTATTGCACTGGACGCTCCCGGACAAGGATTAAGCGACGGCAAAGAGTTTAATGCTGTTTTGTACAGTAAATTTGTAAACATTGTGTGCAATCATTTTAAACCCGACTTTTTAATAGGTCACAGTTTGGGCGGTATGACTATGTTTTATTATATGGCGACTTTTAAACCCGATTTTGTTAAGAAAATAGTATCGTTAGGTGCACCCAATCGTTTTCTGAGGATTACCGAAAATTACCGGAGTTTAATTTCACTCTCACAAAAGTCTTATCAAGGTTTTTTAAAAGAATTCCCTGAAAGGTTTTCAATCAATCCCAGTGAATTCAATAGCAGTTCGTTTATTGATCAGATAAAAGTTCCCATTGGAATCATTCACGACAAAACCGACAAGGTGGTTCCTTATACCGATACCTTGGAAATTTTAGAGAAGCACCCCGAAATTCCATTTTATACTACTCATAATTTAGGACACAGTTTGTACAGCGATGATGTAAATGAACAAATTGTTTATTTTTTAGAAAACAACCGCTTTAAATTGTAATTTTGCACAATGGATCAGGAAGGAATACGCATTAATAAATTTTTATCGGAAGTTGGATTTTGTTCGCGTCGCGAAGCCGACAAACTGTTAGAACAAGGCAGAATATCCATTAACGGAAAGATTCCGGAATTGGGGACAAAAGTTTTACCAACTGATGAAGTTCGTGTAAACGGAAAATTGGTAACAGAAAAAGAAAAACCAAAAATTTATTTGGCGGTAAACAAACCTACCGGAATAGAATGTACCACCAATCAATCGGTTCGTGGAAATATTGTTGATTTTGTGAATTATCCTGAACGTATTTTCCCTGTGGGAAGATTGGATAAAGATTCGGAAGGATTGATTATCATGACCAACGATGGCGATATTGTAAATAAAATTCTGCGTGCACGCAACAACCACGAAAAAGAATATATTGTTACCGTTAACAAAACAATTACCGACCGTTTTATTAGCAGAATGGGTGCCGGTGTACCTATTTTAGATACCGTTACAAAAGAGTGCAGGGTTGAAAAAATAAGCAGCACTACCTTCCGTATTTTTTTAACACAAGGTTTAAACCGACAAATCCGCCGTATGTGCGAGTATTTTGATTACGAAGTTGTTGCCTTGAAACGTATTCGTATTATGAATATTTCGTTAGATTTACCTGTTGGAAAATACCGCGAAATTACCAAAGCCGAAATGGACGAACTAAACCGATTAATTGGCGAAAGTACAAAAACCGAAGAAGGAAGTTTACCCAAACCCGACAAACCGTTGGTTAATAAAAACCCGGCACCAACTAAAGATCGTAAAGATTTTAAAAAGAAATTTACCGAACAACGTCCGCTACGAAACGAACGCAGAAATAACAAAAACAACTAAAATTCTTCTTTATTTAGTACCAAAACAAGAAAATAGTAAATCACATAAAAATTACTTATTTTTGTGTAAAACAAGAAATTCTATGTCGATAGAAGTACAAAATATCTCTAAAAATTACCGAACGCAAAAAGCGTTAGATGCCATTGATTTTAAAATTAACAAAGGAGAAATTGTCGGTTTTTTAGGACCAAACGGTGCCGGAAAATCTACTTTAATGAAGATTTTAACCACGTATATTGAAGCAGATAACGGAACGGCTTTGGTAAACGGATTTAATGTTAAAACCCAAGCAAAAGAGGTTCAAAAATCTATTGGTTATCTGCCAGAGCACAATCCGCTTTATTTAGATTTGTACGTACGCGAATATCTGGCTTTTAATGCCGATGTTTATAAAGTTGACAAAAAACGCATTGAGGAAGTGATTCTGCTTACAGGATTAACGCCCGAAGCTCATAAAAAAATCGGACAATTATCAAAAGGATACCGTCAGCGTGTTGGTTTGGCAACGGCTTTATTACACAATCCGGAAGTCTTGATTTTAGATGAACCTACCACAGGGTTAGATCCAAACCAACTAACAGAAATCCGTGATTTGATTAAGAATATTGGCAAAGATAAAACCGTATTTCTTTCAACACATATTATGCAGGAAGTAGAAGCAATTTGCGACCGCGTAATCATTATTAAAAACGGTGTTATTGTTGCCGATAACAAGTTACAGCAAATGTTTAGTAATGAAAATGACCAAATTATAGAGGTGGAATTTGATTTTAAAATTGAAGAGGAATTTATTAAACGCTTGCCTCAGCTAAAATCGTTTCACAATATTCACGATATGCAATGGGAACTGATTTTTAATGCCAATAAAGATATGCGTCCTGTTTTGTTTGATTTTGCTCAGGAAAACGGAATAAAAATTTTATCTATGCAATTAAAAAACAAAAACTTAGAGACTATTTTTAGAGAGAAAACGATGTAGTGTTGTATGTCATAAGTTTTAGGTTGTAAGTTTAGTCATAGAACATACAACCTAAAATTATAACTAAAAATTATTTATAAACCACATCTCCCGTATATAATCGGGTTATGTTAACAGTGTCGGGTTTGTGGTACAGATAGATATTTCCTACGGAAGCAATAGTTCCTTGAATTTTATTTTTGGCAAATAAATAAATATTTTGATTGCTTCGGTGATAAACATCAACCGTTTTTGCGGTTAAATTCTCTGCTTTTACCGAACCATTAGCTCCGTATAATTGTACATCCAACACATCGGTTTTTCCTTTTAATTGGAACACTCCCACCTGATTATCTTCAACCGTAATTTTTTTATTGTTGATTTTGAAATCAAAAGTGGTCGAAGCACTTTCTTCGTTTGGAATACTTGTTAGCAGATACAAATTGGGAAAGCGTAAGGTATCATTTGAATATACCGAAAACTGTGTACGGGAATTGATTCGTTTTAAAGTAGGCGTATGAATTTTCAATACTGCTGTTTCATAACTTTTCAATAGTTCGCACGAAATATCGTTTTGAATGGTCAAAACAGAATCTTTCACTACGAAAGAAATTGCACCGATTCTGTTTTCATAAGAATCTATTTCCAGCTTGTATTCACTATCAGGTATAATTTCTGCCGAAACACTCATTGGAATATCAACCGTATGAAATCCTTGTAGTTGATGTTGCTGTGAAACGGCATTTCCTTTTTTAGAAAAACAAGCATCTTCGCCAGAACATCCGGAAATAATCAATAATAATAAAACGATACTTTTTTTCATAATTTTATTTTTTAACCACTGATGCACAGATTTTCTTCTGAATATATATATCACAATTTATCATTCCGATACTTCAACAAGTTCAGCACAAGCTGGAGGGATCTATTAGAGTTTCTTCAATCCACTTCGTTTCTTTCAGAAGAACAAACTTATTGTCATTAATGTAAAAGCAAATTAGTTTTTACCACAGATTTCACTAATTTTCACAGATTACAATTAAAGTCAGACTCTAAAAACTTTAAACCTTGAACATAAAACTTAAAACCTACAACTTATACCCCACACCAACCTCAAACGCTTCGGCTTTTGCAAAATGTGTTTTTAACGACATCACGCCAAAAATATTTGGTGTTACATAATACCGTAAGCCTAAACGTTGATAAAGCGATCCATTTTTCTTGTATTCATCGTGCACGTAATAGCCAATATTTCCTTCGGCGGTTAATTTGTTCAAATACCATTCGTACCCCACAAAAAGTCCGACACGTTTCCAATCGGTATTTTTATCCATTCCTTCTTCGGGAAATGAAGTCGCTAAAAACGGAATCAGTTCTTTTAATGAATGCGAAAGAAACAAATCAACTCCTAATTGTGCCGCCCCATAATTATTCAAAGGTTTTTCGGCAATTGCCGCTATGTGATAAAACGGTTTTTGTCCCATACCAATGATATGACTTTCGTTTACTCCAGTTCTAAAAATAAGATTGTAACGCATATTCTGCGGATGATTATCAAAAGAAGAAGCTCGTTGTACCTCATCTTCATCAGAAAAATGATAGGTTAATCCCACATTCACTCCCAACGTATTGGTACTTGTATTGGGCGCTTTTATGGTGGCGTTAGAATGATGCACAAACAACAAACCGGCATTAAAACCTATATTTTTCCAAATTCTTGCCTGGTCGTAGCTCAGCATAAAATAGGTCGAAGGCATCCATTTAGATCCGTACGCCACGTTTCTAAAATTAGACTCTTTGTTATACGGATTGGTTGCATAAGCCACGCCCTGCCCTACACGAAATTGTAACTTCCGGTTTAAAAAGTAAAAATTGTAATGACCATACAAACCGTACAAATTACCCAATGTTTCATTGTGATTATTTTGTGTGTGGAAAGAAAAACCAACTTCGGGAAAACGGTAGGTATCATGCCATTCTTTTGAACCATTCACTTTATGATTAACCGAAAATAAAAAACCGGTAGGCTTGTTGGTAATTAAATGCGAAATATTTTTACTGTGCGGCAAAATAGCACCTTGATAGGTTTGTACAGATGCACTCCAGTTTTCTTGGGCTATTAAAGAATGACAAAAAAATAAAAACAACAATAAATATGTGGTGCCTGTCATTCTGAACGGAACGGAGTGAAGTGAAGAATCTGTAATAGATTCCTCCTTCGTCGGAATGACAAAATCATTAACCAAAAACCTGTTCATATTAAAACAAACCGTTAAATTCGGCGTCAATTCGATTGATTATTTGTCCTAAATCTTCAGGATTATCAACAAAATTAATAGGATCCACGTCAATAATTAACAATTTACCTTTGTCATAACTCTTAATCCAACTTTCGTAACGTTCGTTCAACTTATTCAAATAATCAATTGATATAGAATTTTCGTATTCACGTCCGCGTTTATGAATCTGTCCCACCAAATTCGGAATAGAACTTCGTAAATAAATCAATAAATCAGGAGCACCAACCAAATCTTCCATCAATTCAAATAATTGTTTATAATTATCAAAATCGCGGTTAGACATCAACCCCATCGCGTGTAAATTTGGAGCAAAAATATGCGCATCTTCATAAATGGTTCGATCTTGAATGGTATTTTTTCCGCTTGATTTCATTGCCAAAACCTGACGAAATCGACTGTTTAAAAAGTAAATCTGCAAATTAAACGACCAGCGATCCATTGAATGATAAAAATCATCTAAATAAGGATTGTCAACCACATCTTCGTAATGTGCATCCCACTTGTAATGTTTGGCTAATAATCTGGTTAACGTAGTTTTTCCTGCTCCAATGTTTCCGGCAATTGCAACTTGCATATTTTATTAATTTATTTGATATAGATACAATTTATCTGTTGTTAAAACACTTAAACTGTTTGCGTTAAAAATAACAGAATCAACGGTTGACTGAACTTCTGCTAATTGTTCTGCTTCTTTACTTTTAGTGTTTAACAAAAATAATTTATTGTTTGATACATACACCAACAAATCGCCATTAATTGCTAACAATTGTGCTTTTTTAGGTAAATTTTGTTCTTGAATCACTTTTCCGTAGATATCAATTCCGTAAATAACATCGTCTTTTTGCCAATAAGCAAAATTTCCGTAAGTTGTTAAAAAAGAATACGTTGTTATGGGATTACTTACAAACGATGGTTGATTTTGTTGCGATGAAACAATACACCAGCGCTTGCTTGCATAATCGAAAATCCAGATTGTTGCTTGTGAAGTTAATGCTGCGTAAACCGCATCGATTTCAGGAAAACGATCTGTTAACACGATTTTTTCTTTTACACTTAACTGGTTGTCTAACAAAACCAATTGTTGTGTATTTCTGTAAAAAACCAGTTGTTTTAAAGGATTTCGTTCATCGTACTGCGCAATATTTCCCAAAAATGGATCTTTAAACGTAAAGGTTTTTAAAAAGGTTTCTTTAGAAATTTCATTACTTACAATGGACGAAGTATCGCCCAAATGGTTCAATCCATAATAAGTTAATTGTGGCGGACGAACCAGTTCTTTTTTAAACACAGCCATTTGTGCATTTACCGAGAATGCAGTAAAAAACGCAACAAAAGCTGTGGTTAATTTTTTCATTATTTATATTATTTTGTCATTCTGAAAACAACAAAGTGAAATGAAGAATCTAACAATATTAATGAGATTCCTCCTTATGTCGGAATGACAACGTGATCTTTACTTTTGATAAACAGTTATGGTAAAATCGAATTTATTTTTTTCGTCGGATTTATAAAATTCTTCTGAAATCATTTTCCAGTCAGCTGTTATTTCAGGAAAAAAGGCATCAGCATCATCAAATTCGGCATTAACGTGCGTAATTACCAATTCGTTCGCAATACTGATTGTTTCTTTATAAATTTCGCCACCGCCAATTACATAAACAATTTCCTGATTTTGTTGTTTTGCAAATTGTAACGCATCGTTTATCGAAGCAAACGCAAAACAATCATCGGGAACATTGTAATTTTTCTGTCTGGTAATAATTAAATGTGTACGGTTTGGCAAAGGTTTAGGAAACGATTCAAACGTTTTTCGACCCATTAAAATAAAGTGACCGCTTGTTGTTTCTTTAAAATGCTTAAAATCGGCAGGTAAATGCCACAGCAAATCGTTATCTTTTCCTATTGCGTTATTTTGTGCAATGGCTGCTACTAAACTAATTTTCATTATACAGAAACCTGACCTTTAATTGCCGGATGCGGATCGTAATCAACCAACGTAAAATCTTCAAATGTAAAATCGAAAATATCTTTTATTTCCGGATTTAATATCATTTTTGGCAACGGACGTGGTTCTCTTGACAATTGTAATTCAACTTGTTCAAAATGATTGTTGTAAATGTGTGCATCGCCAAACGTGTGAATAAAATCGCCATAACCCAAACCGCAAACCTGTGCAACCATCATAGTAAACAACGCATACGATGCAATGTTAAACGGTACGCCCAAAAAGATGTCTGCCGAACGCTGATACAGTTGGCACGATAATTTTCCATCGGCAACATAAAATTGAAAAAAGGCATGACACGGAGGCAAAGCTGCTTTTCCGTTGGCAACATTTTCTTCAAAAGATACAGATGTATCGGGCAAAACCGAAGGATTCCAAGCTGAAATCAACATTCTGCGACTGTTTGGATTGGTTTTTAATGTTTCGATTAATTCTTTAATCTGATCTATTTCTTCGCCGTTCCAATTACGCCACTGATAACCGTAAATTGGTCCTAAATCTCCATTCTTATTCGCCCATTCGTCCCAAATTCGAACGCCGTTTTCTTTTAAGTAACCAATGTTGGTATCGCCTTTTAAAAACCAAAGCAATTCGTGAATGATTGATTTTAAATGGACTTTTTTGGTTGTAACCATTGGGAAACCTTCGGCTAAATCAAAACGCATCTGGTAACCAAAAACACTTTTGGTTCCGGTACCTGTTCTGTCGCCTTTTTGAACACCTTCTTTTAAAACGTGTTTAACTAAATCTAAATACTGTTTCATTTTTTAAAGGTTTCTTTTTGATAGCTCGTCACGTAAACGGGCCGCTTTTTCGTAATCTTCGTTCAATACTGCCAATTCTAACAT is from Flavobacterium dauae and encodes:
- a CDS encoding Nif3-like dinuclear metal center hexameric protein — protein: MQLKQIIPILEEMAPTAYAEDFDNVGLLVGNVNTKITGILVCHDALETIVNEAVEKNCNLIVCFHPIIFSGMKKITGKNYVERAVIKAIKNDIAIYAVHTGLDNHKLGVNKILCDTLGLTNTKILIPKQDFIYKLTTFVPKDHLTNVQKALFNTGAGAIGNYYDCSFQSAGIGSFTGNNDSNPVIGTQNVFTEVEEIKLEVTFEKYLQNNILKALFDSHPYEEVAYEITKLENKHQNIGLGMIGELENEISEIDFLQFVKNKVQTGGIRHSNFLNKKVTKVAVLGGSGSFAIGAAKAQNADVLVTADLKYHDFFQAENQILLADVGHFESERFVKNYIFDYLSKKIPTFAIILSDIKTNPVNYI
- a CDS encoding zinc ribbon domain-containing protein, with protein sequence MAKKAETVEEKLRALYDLQLIDSRIDEIRNMRGELPLEVEDLKDEVTGLTTRLEKLNNELQSVEEQIKSKKNDIEEHKAAIKKYNEQQKDVRNNREFNSLTKEIEFQTLEIELAEKHIKEFKANVEYKKNLIEQTAEKLETKSNHLTHKENELNGILTETEREEKALTKKSEEFASVIEDRLFNAYTRIRNGVKNRLAVVSIERGASAGSFFTIPPQVQVEIAGRKKIMTDEHSGRILVDAALAAEEKEKIDDIIKKLK
- a CDS encoding alpha/beta fold hydrolase, with the protein product MAFWKNLKYKILTKGFGLYINSLHYLNAKFASETAYTLFSVPRDGVLKSLPTFLGSSSMKKLKQGQNNIQTYEWFGEKETILLIHGWESNANRWQGVIHFLKKLNYRIIALDAPGQGLSDGKEFNAVLYSKFVNIVCNHFKPDFLIGHSLGGMTMFYYMATFKPDFVKKIVSLGAPNRFLRITENYRSLISLSQKSYQGFLKEFPERFSINPSEFNSSSFIDQIKVPIGIIHDKTDKVVPYTDTLEILEKHPEIPFYTTHNLGHSLYSDDVNEQIVYFLENNRFKL
- the rluF gene encoding 23S rRNA pseudouridine(2604) synthase RluF, whose amino-acid sequence is MDQEGIRINKFLSEVGFCSRREADKLLEQGRISINGKIPELGTKVLPTDEVRVNGKLVTEKEKPKIYLAVNKPTGIECTTNQSVRGNIVDFVNYPERIFPVGRLDKDSEGLIIMTNDGDIVNKILRARNNHEKEYIVTVNKTITDRFISRMGAGVPILDTVTKECRVEKISSTTFRIFLTQGLNRQIRRMCEYFDYEVVALKRIRIMNISLDLPVGKYREITKAEMDELNRLIGESTKTEEGSLPKPDKPLVNKNPAPTKDRKDFKKKFTEQRPLRNERRNNKNN
- the gldA gene encoding gliding motility-associated ABC transporter ATP-binding subunit GldA, translating into MSIEVQNISKNYRTQKALDAIDFKINKGEIVGFLGPNGAGKSTLMKILTTYIEADNGTALVNGFNVKTQAKEVQKSIGYLPEHNPLYLDLYVREYLAFNADVYKVDKKRIEEVILLTGLTPEAHKKIGQLSKGYRQRVGLATALLHNPEVLILDEPTTGLDPNQLTEIRDLIKNIGKDKTVFLSTHIMQEVEAICDRVIIIKNGVIVADNKLQQMFSNENDQIIEVEFDFKIEEEFIKRLPQLKSFHNIHDMQWELIFNANKDMRPVLFDFAQENGIKILSMQLKNKNLETIFREKTM
- a CDS encoding GIN domain-containing protein, encoding MKKSIVLLLLIISGCSGEDACFSKKGNAVSQQHQLQGFHTVDIPMSVSAEIIPDSEYKLEIDSYENRIGAISFVVKDSVLTIQNDISCELLKSYETAVLKIHTPTLKRINSRTQFSVYSNDTLRFPNLYLLTSIPNEESASTTFDFKINNKKITVEDNQVGVFQLKGKTDVLDVQLYGANGSVKAENLTAKTVDVYHRSNQNIYLFAKNKIQGTIASVGNIYLYHKPDTVNITRLYTGDVVYK
- a CDS encoding acyloxyacyl hydrolase → MNRFLVNDFVIPTKEESITDSSLHSVPFRMTGTTYLLLFLFFCHSLIAQENWSASVQTYQGAILPHSKNISHLITNKPTGFLFSVNHKVNGSKEWHDTYRFPEVGFSFHTQNNHNETLGNLYGLYGHYNFYFLNRKLQFRVGQGVAYATNPYNKESNFRNVAYGSKWMPSTYFMLSYDQARIWKNIGFNAGLLFVHHSNATIKAPNTSTNTLGVNVGLTYHFSDEDEVQRASSFDNHPQNMRYNLIFRTGVNESHIIGMGQKPFYHIAAIAEKPLNNYGAAQLGVDLFLSHSLKELIPFLATSFPEEGMDKNTDWKRVGLFVGYEWYLNKLTAEGNIGYYVHDEYKKNGSLYQRLGLRYYVTPNIFGVMSLKTHFAKAEAFEVGVGYKL
- a CDS encoding deoxynucleoside kinase, whose product is MQVAIAGNIGAGKTTLTRLLAKHYKWDAHYEDVVDNPYLDDFYHSMDRWSFNLQIYFLNSRFRQVLAMKSSGKNTIQDRTIYEDAHIFAPNLHAMGLMSNRDFDNYKQLFELMEDLVGAPDLLIYLRSSIPNLVGQIHKRGREYENSISIDYLNKLNERYESWIKSYDKGKLLIIDVDPINFVDNPEDLGQIINRIDAEFNGLF
- a CDS encoding dihydrofolate reductase yields the protein MKISLVAAIAQNNAIGKDNDLLWHLPADFKHFKETTSGHFILMGRKTFESFPKPLPNRTHLIITRQKNYNVPDDCFAFASINDALQFAKQQNQEIVYVIGGGEIYKETISIANELVITHVNAEFDDADAFFPEITADWKMISEEFYKSDEKNKFDFTITVYQK
- a CDS encoding thymidylate synthase, which produces MKQYLDLVKHVLKEGVQKGDRTGTGTKSVFGYQMRFDLAEGFPMVTTKKVHLKSIIHELLWFLKGDTNIGYLKENGVRIWDEWANKNGDLGPIYGYQWRNWNGEEIDQIKELIETLKTNPNSRRMLISAWNPSVLPDTSVSFEENVANGKAALPPCHAFFQFYVADGKLSCQLYQRSADIFLGVPFNIASYALFTMMVAQVCGLGYGDFIHTFGDAHIYNNHFEQVELQLSREPRPLPKMILNPEIKDIFDFTFEDFTLVDYDPHPAIKGQVSV